In the Nicotiana tabacum cultivar K326 chromosome 16, ASM71507v2, whole genome shotgun sequence genome, one interval contains:
- the LOC107811697 gene encoding uncharacterized protein LOC107811697 — protein MGESNGSSPTLEVSVSFGKYENDALSWEKWSSFSPNKYLEEIDKCKTLGSVAQKKAYFEAHYKKIAAQKMEQEKQQLEQEKQIESLPTILDESQFQDYRESTEVSDGQFDCERSATEGEEEMTRTDVNNSDSVDEPKEDASVNMEVNSLLDVKAKEGTILETSDNGEVPKVEQQSSERGSQDNPKEIRPVDNEAKNSSAKKAKTPKPNLKNSARKVHPTIEDRISAGTKKKIVSPVTKSSRISTPTSKPISTTNVTSSSQPSMKKVNGVSYQRSSNTPAAQTNKVLSRSFILPSQSSNKKLNGSTLQRSKNAPTLEKRRVGPSSLHMSLSLGPPNSTASNTTMRKSLIMETMGDKDIVKQAFKAFQNSFNQEKPDLDMKYSGSKQVSSKRSEQKISTSLTPRKEVERLRKTPDKVITQKGEPGTRSNSLSSRAPKDAVIERKKVNTVRPAGQRTDRSTDKLKEDATKAKIHRPGSNR, from the exons ATGGGTGAGTCAAATGGGTCAAGTCCTACACTTGAAGTATCAGTTTCATTTGGAAAGTATGAGAATGATGCACTTTCTTGGGAGAAATGGTCATCTTTCTCACCAAACAAGTATCTTGAAGAAATTGACAAGTGTAAAACACTTGGTTCAGTAGCTCAAAAGAAGGCCTATTTTGAAGCACATTACAAGAAGATTGCTGCTCAGAAAATGGAGCAAGAAAAGCAACAATTGGAGCAAGAAAAGCAAATTGAATCTCTACCTACAATATTGGATGAATCCCAATTTCAAGATTATAGAGAAAGCACAGAGGTGTCTGATGGTCAGTTTGATTGTGAGAGATCTGCTACAGAAGGTGAAGAGGAAATGACAAGAACTGATGTGAATAATAGTGATTCTGTTGATGAGCCAAAAGAGGATGCTTCTGTTAATATGGAGGTGAATAGCTTGTTAGATGTCAAAGCTAAGGAAGGCACAATCTTGGAAACAAGTGACAATGGAGAGGTTCCTAAGGTTGAACAACAGAGTTCTGAAAGAGGATCTCAAGATAATCCGAAAGAGATTCGACCAGTGGATAATGAGGCAAAAAACTCCtctgctaaaaaagccaaaaccCCTAAACCAAATCTGAAGAATTCAGCTCGAAAG GTACATCCAACGATAGAGGATAGGATATCAGCtggaacaaagaaaaaaattgtATCACCTGTGACAAAATCTTCAAGAATTTCCACTCCAACATCAAAACCGATATCGACGACCAACGTTACTTCTTCATCTCAACCATCAATGAAGAAGGTGAATGGGGTGTCGTATCAACGAAGCAGCAATACTCCTGCGGCACAAACCAATAAAGTACTTTCTAGATCATTCATATTGCCTTCTCAATCCTCGAACAAAAAGTTGAATGGTTCAACATTGCAAAGGAGCAAAAATGCTCCCACTCTTGAGAAAAGGAGGGTAGGTCCGTCATCATTGCACATGTCTCTCAGTCTTGGTCCACCAAATTCTACAGCTTCTAATACTACAATGAGAAAATCTTTGATCATGGAGACAATGGGGGATAAGGACATTGTCAAACAAGCATTTAAAGCATTTCAAAACAGTTTCAACCAAGAAAAACCTGATCTGGATATGAAATATAGTGGATCAAAGCAG GTATCGTCTAAGAGATCAGAGCAAAAGATTTCAACTTCTTTGACTCCTAGAAAGGAGGTTGAAAG gttaaggaagacaccagatAAGGTTATCACTCAAAAAGGTGAACCAGGGACTAGATCAAACTCTCTGTCATCTAG GGCGCCTAAAGATGCTGTTATAGAGAGGAAAAAGGTGAACACTGTCAGACCTGCTGGCCAACGAACTGATAGATCAACCGATAAATTGAAGGAG GATGCTACCAAAGCTAAGATCCACCGTCCTGGATCAAATAGGTGA